The proteins below come from a single Vitis vinifera cultivar Pinot Noir 40024 chromosome 9, ASM3070453v1 genomic window:
- the LOC100265161 gene encoding putative disease resistance protein RGA4, with translation MAYQMEDVVDEWSTAVLKLQIERVENAAMPKKQVSFCCIIPSPFICFKQVASRHDIAHKIKDIKEQLDDIERERTRFNFVSSWSEERPRRLITTSAIDISEVYGRDMDKKAILDHLLGNNCQEKSGLYIVSIVGTGGMGKTTLAQLAYNHREVKAHFDERIWVCVSDPFDPIRVCRAIVEALQKESCNLHDLEALQQKIETCIAGKKFLLVLDDVWTENDQLWEQLKNTLTSGAVGSRILVTTRKESVVEMMRTTYMHSLGKLSEDKSRALFYQIAFYGKNREKMEDLKEIGEKIADKCKGLPLAIKTLGNLMRSKHNKEEWENVLCSEVWKLDVFGRDISPALLLSYHDLPPEIKCCFSFCAVFPKDSVIDRDELIKLWMAQSYLNSDGSKEMEMVGRTYFEYLAARSFFQDFQKDDDGNIIRCKMHDIVHDFALFLTQNECFIVEVDNQKKGSMDLFFQKIRHANLVVRESTPNFASTYNMKNLHTLLAKEAFHSRVLEALGHLTCLRALDLSRNQLIEELPKEVGKLIHLRYLNLSYCDSLRELPETICDLYNLQTLNIQQCFRLQKLPQAMGKLINLRHLENYGADSLKGLPKGIGRLSSLQTLDVFIVSSHGNDECQIGDLRNLNNLRGRLSIQGLDEVKDAGEAEKAELKNKVHLQYLTLEFGEKEGTKGVAEALQPHPNLKSLCIFHYGDREWPNWMMGSSLAQLKILYLYSCIRCPCLPPLGQLPVLEKLDIWGMDGVKYIGSEFLGSSSTVFPKLKELAISCLDELKQWEIKENEERSIMSCLNDLMMRGCPKLEGLPDHVLQRTPLQKLDITGSPVLKRRYRKDMGEDGHKISHIPEVKY, from the coding sequence ATGGCCTACCAAATGGAGGACGTGGTGGATGAGTGGAGCACTGCTGTTCTCAAATTACAGATTGAGAGAGTTGAAAATGCTGCCATGCCTAAGAAACAGGTAAGCTTCTGCTGCATTATTCCCTCTCCTTTTATCTGTTTCAAGCAAGTTGCTTCCCGCCATGACATCGCCCATAAGATTAAGGACATAAAGGAACAACTAGATGACATTGAACGTGAGAGAACTAGGTTTAATTTTGTCTCTAGTTGGAGTGAGGAACGACCACGCCGACTTATAACTACCTCTGCAATTGATATTTCAGAGGTGTACGGTCGGGATATGGATAAAAAGGCCATATTAGACCATCTATTGGGTAACAATTGTCAAGAGAAATCTGGCCTCTACATAGTCTCCATAGTTGGGACTGGAGGCATGGGCAAAACAACTCTTGCTCAACTAGCCTACAACCACCGAGAGGTGAAGGCCCATTTTGATGAAAGAATATGGGTCTGTGTCTCTGATCCTTTTGACCCAATCAGAGTTTGTAGGGCTATTGTTGAGGCCCTCCAAAAAGAGTCTTGTAATCTCCATGATTTGGAAGCTttacaacaaaaaattgaaacatgtATTGCTGGAAAGAAGTTCCTTCTTGTGCTAGATGACGTGTGGACCGAAAACGATCAATTGTGGGAACAACTGAAGAACACTCTCACCAGCGGAGCTGTAGGGAGTAGAATTCTAGTGACCACACGTAAAGAGAGTGTTGTTGAGATGATGAGAACTACATACATGCACTCTTTAGGGAAATTGTCTGAGGACAAATCTCGGGCATTATTCTATCAAATAGCTTTTTATGGAAAGAATAGGGAGAAAATGGAAGACTTAAAAGAAATTGGTGAGAAAATAGCAGACAAATGCAAGGGCTTGCCACTCGCTATCAAAACTTTAGGGAATCTCATGCGTTCAAAACATAATAAGGAAGAATGGGAGAATGTTTTGTGTAGTGAAGTATGGAAGCTGGATGTGTTTGGAAGAGATATTTCCCCTGCTTTGTTGTTGAGTTATCATGATCTGCCCCCTGAAATTAAATGCTGCTTCTCATTTTGTGCTGTTTTTCCAAAAGACTCGGTTATTGACAGAGATGAGCTGATCAAGTTGTGGATGGCACAAAGCTATCTCAACTCTGATGGGAGTAAAGAGATGGAGATGGTTGGGAGAACGTACTTTGAATATTTAGCTGCTCGGTCTTTCTTCCAAGATTTTCAAAAAGATGATGATGGTAATATAATACGTTGTAAGATGCATGATATAGTGCATGATTTTGCTCTATTTTTGACTCAGAATGAATGCTTTATTGTGGAGGTTGACAACCAAAAAAAGGGGAGTATGGACTTATTCTTCCAAAAGATTCGTCATGCCAACTTAGTTGTCCGAGAGAGTACCCCTAATTTCGCCTCCACTTATAACATGAAGAATCTTCACACCCTCTTGGCTAAGGAAGCATTCCATTCAAGAGTTCTTGAAGCCTTAGGGCATTTGACATGTCTTAGGGCATTGGATTTGAGCAGGAATCAGTTGATTGAGGAACTTCCTAAGGAGGTAGGAAAATTGATACATTTAAGATACCTTAATCTATCATACTGTGATAGTTTGAGAGAGTTGCCTGAAACAATTTGTGATTTATATAATTTGCAAACCTTAAATATTCAGCAATGTTTCCGTCTTCAGAAACTACCACAGGCAATGGGTAAACTAATTAATTTGAGGCATCTTGAAAATTATGGTGCTGACAGTCTAAAGGGCTTGCCAAAAGGAATTGGAAGATTAAGCTCTCTTCAGACACTGGATGTTTTCATCGTGAGTAGTCATGGCAATGATGAATGCCAAATAGGAGACCTGAGAAACTTGAACAACCTAAGAGGACGTCTTTCCATTCAAGGGTTGGATGAAGTGAAAGATGCAGGGGAGGCAGAAAAAGCAGAATTGAAGAATAAGGTACACCTCCAATATTTGACATTGGAATTTGGTGAAAAGGAGGGGACAAAGGGTGTGGCTGAAGCTCTACAACCCCATCCAAACTTGAAATCTCTATGTATATTCCATTATGGTGATAGAGAGTGGCCCAATTGGATGATGGGTTCATCATTAGCTCAACTAAAAATACTTTACCTCTACTCTTGCATACGATGTCCATGTTTGCCTCCTCTGGGGCAACTGCCTGTCCTTGAGAAGCTGGATATATGGGGTATGGATGGTGTGAAATACATAGGTAGCGAGTTTTTGGGATCATCATCAACAGTATTCCCAAAGCTGAAGGAATTGGCTATTTCTTGTTTGGATGAATTGAAGCAAtgggaaataaaagaaaacgaAGAGAGGTCAATAATGTCATGTCTCAATGACTTGATGATGAGAGGCTGCCCAAAGTTGGAGGGACTGCCGGACCACGTGCTCCAGAGGACACCATTGCAGAAATTGGACATCACAGGTTCTCCTGTTCTGAAACGACGCTATCGAAAGGATATGGGAGAGGATGGGCACAAAATATCTCATATCCCAGAAGTCAAATATTAA